The following are encoded in a window of Amycolatopsis lexingtonensis genomic DNA:
- a CDS encoding kynureninase: MTTLDDVRADHNTLAAHYSRFAVADRLLLSGHSHQAWPDVAEEGLLESFADAARDVDAKWERAFAKADELRAGFRQLLGDPHGEYALGASTHDLVLRFLSAMELPRRPRLVTTDGEFHTLRRQFARLEEEGVEIVRVPLDPVATLAERVAGEVNDDTAAVLVSAVLFETSRLVPGLAHLADACRSRSIELVVDAYHALGVVPFALHDLGLTNAWVLGGGYKYLQLGEGNCFLRLPAHAQELRPVITGWYAEFGALADERHPGAVPYATGGDRFAGATYDPASHYRGVRVQRFFAEQGLTPEFLREVSQHQVGLLASVFDKLALPADVVTRDHETPLDRIGGFLSLRCADAAGLQAALAAQGVRTDSRGSYLRFGPAPYLSDTQLETAMATLGSVVRG, encoded by the coding sequence CTCGACGACGTCCGCGCGGACCACAACACGCTGGCCGCGCACTACTCCCGGTTCGCGGTGGCCGATCGCCTGCTGCTGTCCGGGCATTCGCACCAGGCCTGGCCGGACGTCGCGGAGGAGGGCCTGCTGGAGTCCTTCGCGGACGCCGCCCGCGACGTCGACGCCAAGTGGGAGCGCGCCTTCGCGAAGGCCGACGAGCTGCGCGCCGGGTTCCGGCAGCTGCTCGGCGACCCGCACGGCGAATACGCGCTCGGCGCGAGCACCCACGACCTGGTGCTGCGGTTCCTGTCCGCGATGGAACTGCCGCGAAGACCTCGCCTGGTCACCACCGACGGCGAGTTCCACACCCTGCGCCGCCAGTTCGCGCGGCTCGAGGAAGAAGGCGTCGAGATCGTCCGGGTGCCGCTCGACCCGGTGGCCACGCTGGCCGAGCGCGTCGCCGGCGAGGTGAACGACGACACCGCCGCGGTGCTCGTCTCGGCCGTGCTGTTCGAGACGTCGCGGCTCGTGCCCGGGCTCGCGCACCTCGCCGACGCCTGTCGCAGCCGCTCGATCGAGCTCGTCGTCGACGCCTACCACGCGCTCGGCGTCGTGCCGTTCGCGTTGCACGACCTCGGGCTCACCAACGCCTGGGTGCTCGGCGGCGGCTACAAGTACCTGCAGCTCGGCGAGGGCAACTGCTTCCTGCGGCTGCCCGCGCACGCCCAGGAGCTGCGGCCGGTGATCACCGGCTGGTACGCCGAGTTCGGCGCGCTGGCCGACGAGCGCCACCCGGGTGCGGTCCCGTACGCCACCGGCGGCGACCGCTTCGCCGGCGCCACCTACGACCCGGCCAGTCACTACCGCGGCGTCCGGGTCCAGCGGTTCTTCGCCGAGCAGGGCCTGACGCCCGAGTTCCTGCGCGAGGTCTCGCAGCACCAGGTGGGCCTGCTCGCGTCGGTGTTCGACAAGCTCGCGCTGCCCGCGGACGTCGTCACGCGGGACCACGAGACGCCGCTCGACCGGATCGGCGGGTTCCTTTCGCTGCGCTGCGCCGACGCGGCCGGGCTGCAGGCCGCGCTGGCCGCGCAGGGTGTCCGCACCGACAGCAGGGGGTCCTACCTGCGCTTCGGCCCGGCACCGTACCTTTCGGACACCCAGCTCGAGACGGCGATGGCCACCCTCGGGTCGGTGGTCCGCGGCTGA
- a CDS encoding Glu/Leu/Phe/Val dehydrogenase dimerization domain-containing protein — protein sequence MTDGVFTRGTGHEQVVYCHDEASGLKAIIGIYSTALGPALGGTRFHPYATEADALDDVLALSKGMAYKNALAGLDLGGGKAVIIGDPKTLKSEALLRAFGRFVQSLGGRYITACDVGTYVQDMDVVARECRFVTGRSPEDGGAGDSSVLTAFGVYQGMRASAEHLWGSPDLAGKRVGVAGVGKVGHILVGHLVAAGAQVTITDVWEPAIERTRSIYPDVRVVSDVDALLRTELDVFAPCALGGALNDETVALLSAQVVCGAANNQLAHPGIDKQLADRGILYAPDYLVNAGGVIQVDDERRGFDFDRAKRKTTAIFDTTKAVFKLAETEGVPPATAADRLAERRMTEIGRLRSIMTG from the coding sequence GTGACCGACGGAGTGTTCACCCGGGGCACCGGACACGAACAGGTCGTGTACTGCCACGACGAAGCCAGTGGCCTCAAGGCCATCATCGGCATCTACTCCACGGCGCTCGGCCCCGCATTGGGCGGGACGCGCTTCCACCCCTACGCCACCGAAGCGGACGCGCTCGACGACGTGCTCGCGCTGTCCAAGGGCATGGCCTACAAGAACGCGCTGGCCGGCCTCGACCTCGGCGGCGGCAAGGCCGTCATCATCGGCGACCCGAAGACGCTGAAGTCCGAAGCGCTGCTGCGCGCGTTCGGCCGGTTCGTGCAGTCGCTGGGCGGCCGCTACATCACGGCGTGCGACGTCGGCACGTACGTGCAGGACATGGACGTCGTGGCCCGCGAGTGCCGCTTCGTCACCGGCCGCTCGCCGGAGGACGGCGGCGCGGGCGACTCGTCGGTGCTCACCGCGTTCGGCGTCTACCAGGGCATGCGGGCCTCGGCCGAGCACCTCTGGGGCAGCCCGGACCTGGCGGGCAAGCGCGTCGGCGTGGCCGGCGTCGGCAAGGTCGGGCACATCCTGGTCGGGCACCTCGTGGCGGCCGGCGCGCAGGTGACGATCACCGACGTCTGGGAGCCGGCGATCGAGCGCACCCGGTCGATCTACCCGGACGTCCGGGTCGTGTCCGATGTGGACGCCCTGCTGCGCACCGAGCTGGACGTCTTCGCCCCGTGCGCTCTCGGCGGCGCGCTGAACGACGAGACGGTGGCGCTGCTGTCCGCCCAGGTCGTCTGCGGCGCGGCGAACAACCAGCTCGCGCACCCGGGCATCGACAAGCAGCTGGCCGACCGCGGCATCCTGTACGCGCCGGACTACCTGGTCAACGCCGGCGGCGTGATCCAGGTCGACGACGAGCGCCGCGGTTTCGACTTCGACCGCGCCAAGCGCAAGACGACCGCCATCTTCGACACGACGAAGGCCGTGTTCAAGCTGGCCGAGACCGAGGGCGTCCCCCCGGCGACGGCGGCGGACCGCCTCGCCGAGCGGCGCATGACGGAGATCGGCCGGCTGCGGTCCATCATGACCGGGTGA
- a CDS encoding serine hydrolase — MSSTPEEIFATAGVRGFLHVRRLGSPASTGVGADAPVVLASVVKVPLAYEFARQVAAGLLDPTDRVRASAADRLGGSGSAGFADDVSYSLRDAARLALSVSDNTAADLLFDRVGVANVRSLLAELGLTRTTIIGPPRDLLRTIIEDNEAGRPLRALDPLRTSASTPREMTALLAAMWGDPAGDQVREWMAAQVSWHRLTAGFPPEVAVVGKTGTMPGIRNEIGVATYPDGVSYAIAVFTVGGAETLRRPDIDRAIGDAARAAVEQLRGS, encoded by the coding sequence GTGAGTTCCACCCCTGAAGAGATCTTCGCGACGGCGGGCGTGCGGGGCTTCCTGCACGTCCGCCGTCTCGGTTCCCCCGCTTCCACCGGTGTCGGTGCCGATGCGCCGGTCGTGCTGGCGTCGGTGGTGAAGGTGCCGCTGGCGTACGAGTTCGCCCGGCAGGTCGCGGCCGGACTGCTCGACCCCACGGACCGGGTGCGCGCGTCCGCGGCGGACCGCCTGGGCGGTAGCGGCTCGGCGGGCTTCGCGGACGACGTCTCGTACAGCCTGCGCGACGCGGCCCGGCTGGCGCTTTCGGTGTCCGACAACACCGCGGCGGACCTGCTCTTCGACCGGGTGGGGGTGGCCAACGTCCGCTCGCTGCTGGCCGAACTGGGGCTGACGCGGACGACGATCATCGGACCGCCGCGGGATCTGCTGCGCACGATCATCGAGGACAACGAGGCCGGACGGCCGCTGCGGGCGTTGGACCCGTTGCGCACGTCGGCGAGTACGCCGCGGGAGATGACCGCATTGCTGGCGGCGATGTGGGGTGACCCGGCTGGGGATCAGGTCCGTGAGTGGATGGCGGCGCAGGTCAGCTGGCACCGGTTGACCGCGGGGTTTCCGCCGGAGGTCGCCGTGGTGGGCAAGACGGGCACGATGCCGGGGATCCGGAACGAGATCGGGGTGGCGACGTATCCGGACGGGGTTTCGTACGCGATCGCGGTGTTCACAGTGGGCGGGGCGGAGACGTTGCGCCGCCCGGACATCGACCGCGCGATCGGCGACGCGGCCCGGGCGGCGGTGGAGCAGCTGCGCGGGTCGTGA
- a CDS encoding LysR substrate-binding domain-containing protein — translation MDHLRSLRYFLVVADELHFGRAAERLGIAQPPLSQRVKRLEAELGAKLFDRGRRVTLTEAGEVLRAEARDLLARWDRMTSLVAKAERGELDAVRAGVPPELPGPVLAAILTAFAARHPTVRLDLQELTTAEQTRLLAERSLDAGLLQLPVDVVDLELGPVLDTPLGVVLPRDSPLARRTSLALADLAGEGLVHAPRAAAPGSYDALLRTCWDHGFRPSAIRHARNPEFALGLVLAGHGVAFEPGPRKEPRVVWRPLDGEVLRSRMAFAWPPASPHPQAPKLAELAAAVLEGDGVSRIVPPAQGPRPWDEFYERT, via the coding sequence GTGGACCACCTCCGTTCGCTGCGGTACTTCCTCGTCGTCGCCGACGAACTCCACTTCGGCCGCGCGGCGGAGCGGCTCGGGATCGCGCAGCCGCCGTTGAGCCAGCGCGTCAAGCGGCTCGAAGCCGAGCTGGGCGCGAAGCTGTTCGACCGCGGCCGCCGCGTCACGCTCACCGAAGCGGGCGAAGTCCTGCGCGCCGAAGCCCGCGACCTGCTCGCCCGGTGGGACCGGATGACGTCGCTGGTCGCGAAGGCCGAGCGCGGCGAGCTGGACGCGGTGCGCGCGGGGGTGCCTCCGGAGCTTCCCGGCCCGGTCCTCGCCGCGATCCTGACGGCGTTCGCCGCGCGGCACCCGACGGTCCGGCTCGACCTGCAGGAGCTGACGACGGCGGAGCAGACCCGGCTGCTCGCCGAGCGGTCGCTGGACGCGGGCCTCCTGCAGCTGCCGGTCGACGTGGTCGACCTGGAGCTGGGCCCGGTGCTCGACACCCCGCTGGGCGTGGTCCTCCCCCGCGATTCACCGCTGGCCCGCCGCACTTCGCTGGCGCTGGCCGACCTCGCCGGCGAAGGCCTGGTCCACGCACCCCGCGCGGCGGCCCCGGGCAGCTACGACGCCCTCCTGCGCACCTGCTGGGACCACGGCTTCCGCCCGTCGGCCATCCGTCATGCGCGAAACCCGGAGTTCGCGCTGGGCCTGGTGCTGGCAGGTCACGGTGTCGCGTTCGAGCCGGGGCCGCGCAAGGAACCCCGCGTGGTGTGGCGGCCGCTGGACGGCGAGGTGCTGCGGTCCCGGATGGCGTTCGCATGGCCGCCGGCGAGCCCGCACCCGCAGGCGCCGAAGCTGGCCGAGCTGGCGGCGGCGGTGCTGGAGGGCGATGGAGTGTCGCGGATCGTGCCGCCTGCGCAGGGCCCGCGTCCGTGGGACGAGTTCTACGAGCGCACGTGA
- a CDS encoding MBL fold metallo-hydrolase, with the protein MGFTRRGLFGAGAAAAAVLAGAGPVAASTGPSQLTVRWWGNNGWEIRAGAKTILVDPWLTRFKTGTYTPAGADPKTPLSVNRALIDGVLDRGDLRADHILVTHGHYDHLTDVPYLAKRTGATVIGTETHLSLMAALGAPEDQLAVASGGEDLTFDGYSIRVLRSLHSATGDRARVPFPGSRPLSRRDRPRVIEDLVEGGTLAYQVTGAGASVLNFGGSNYIESELAGLRPDVVCLPAGGAKVTQYVPRLLRALGNPRYVAATHWDDFDLPLGQVKDAGGLEPLRTAVAAASPASRFVVLDHLGEFTP; encoded by the coding sequence ATGGGATTCACGAGGCGCGGGCTGTTCGGCGCGGGAGCCGCGGCGGCGGCCGTCCTGGCGGGCGCCGGACCGGTGGCCGCGAGCACCGGCCCGTCGCAACTGACGGTGCGGTGGTGGGGGAACAACGGCTGGGAAATCCGGGCCGGGGCGAAGACGATCCTTGTCGACCCGTGGCTGACGCGGTTCAAGACCGGGACCTACACCCCGGCCGGCGCGGACCCGAAGACGCCGCTGTCGGTGAACCGCGCGCTGATCGACGGCGTCCTCGACCGCGGTGACCTGCGGGCGGACCACATCCTCGTCACGCACGGCCACTACGACCACCTCACCGACGTCCCCTACCTGGCCAAACGCACCGGCGCGACGGTCATCGGCACCGAGACCCATTTGAGTCTCATGGCCGCGCTCGGCGCACCGGAGGACCAGCTGGCGGTCGCGTCCGGTGGCGAGGACCTGACGTTCGACGGCTACTCGATCCGCGTCCTGCGGTCGCTGCATTCGGCTACCGGCGACCGAGCCCGGGTGCCGTTCCCGGGGTCGCGGCCCTTGTCCCGCCGCGACCGGCCGCGCGTGATCGAAGACTTGGTGGAGGGCGGCACGCTGGCCTACCAGGTGACCGGCGCCGGCGCGAGCGTGCTGAACTTCGGCGGCTCGAACTACATCGAGTCCGAACTCGCGGGCCTCCGCCCGGACGTGGTCTGCCTCCCGGCGGGCGGCGCGAAGGTGACGCAGTACGTCCCGCGCCTGCTGCGCGCCCTGGGCAACCCGCGGTACGTGGCCGCGACCCACTGGGACGACTTCGACCTGCCGCTCGGCCAGGTCAAGGACGCCGGCGGGCTGGAACCCCTGCGCACCGCCGTCGCGGCGGCGAGCCCGGCCAGCCGGTTCGTGGTCCTCGACCACCTGGGCGAGTTCACCCCGTAG
- a CDS encoding DUF5302 domain-containing protein, protein MSEPTPSPSGEEDDVKRKFREALERKQAHARSGASHENGGGKNQHAHGPAANKRTFRRKSG, encoded by the coding sequence ATGAGTGAACCGACCCCGTCGCCCAGCGGCGAGGAGGACGACGTCAAGCGCAAGTTCCGCGAGGCGCTGGAACGCAAGCAGGCCCACGCCCGCTCCGGCGCTTCCCACGAGAACGGCGGCGGCAAGAACCAGCACGCCCACGGCCCGGCGGCGAACAAGCGGACGTTCCGCCGCAAGAGCGGCTGA
- a CDS encoding winged helix-turn-helix transcriptional regulator: MTEATAHRVRPAGDPLRRALELVGDQWTLLILQSLFLRFRRYEELRLRLGISPTALSGRLRDMVEAGMLTRVPYRDARRTRHEYRLTERGLELWPLLISIWAWEREWVEGRREVLPTLIHLDCELATSAPLGCAACGRRVDARDVRAERLDSTGVAAATASKRFRRKDAESLAGDPMMFFPDTMELLGDRWSTGLLVSALLGCRHFSEFERELGIGPSVLSGRLSKLVEVGVLRTGTAATRTDARDYRLTAKGLAFFPALAFIAEWSRGFEVTGQEPDITLHHVECGNRLQPILLCDHCGRPLTRKSVQFGGVPSPKR; the protein is encoded by the coding sequence GTGACCGAGGCGACCGCACACCGTGTCCGGCCGGCGGGGGATCCGCTCCGCAGAGCACTGGAACTGGTCGGCGACCAGTGGACGCTGCTCATCCTGCAGAGCCTGTTCCTGCGCTTCCGGCGCTACGAAGAGCTGCGGCTGCGCTTGGGCATTTCGCCGACCGCGCTGTCGGGGCGGCTGCGGGACATGGTCGAGGCGGGCATGCTCACGCGCGTCCCCTACCGCGACGCGCGCCGCACGCGGCACGAGTACCGGCTCACCGAGCGCGGCCTGGAGCTGTGGCCGCTGCTGATCTCGATCTGGGCGTGGGAGCGCGAGTGGGTCGAAGGCCGCCGCGAGGTGCTGCCGACGCTGATCCACCTCGACTGCGAGCTGGCTACATCAGCGCCGCTCGGGTGCGCGGCCTGCGGACGCCGGGTCGACGCCCGTGACGTGCGGGCCGAGCGCCTCGACAGCACCGGCGTCGCGGCGGCGACGGCGTCCAAGCGCTTCCGCCGCAAGGACGCCGAGTCACTGGCCGGCGACCCGATGATGTTCTTCCCCGACACGATGGAGCTGCTCGGCGACCGCTGGTCGACCGGGCTGCTGGTGTCGGCGCTGCTCGGCTGCCGGCACTTCTCGGAGTTCGAGCGCGAGCTGGGGATCGGGCCGAGCGTGCTCTCGGGCCGGCTGAGCAAGCTCGTCGAGGTGGGCGTGCTGCGCACCGGCACGGCCGCCACCCGCACGGACGCGCGCGACTACCGGCTGACCGCGAAGGGCCTGGCGTTCTTCCCCGCGCTGGCGTTCATCGCCGAGTGGTCGCGGGGCTTCGAGGTGACCGGGCAGGAGCCGGACATCACGCTGCACCACGTCGAGTGCGGCAACAGGCTGCAGCCGATCCTGCTCTGCGACCACTGCGGCCGCCCGCTGACGCGCAAGTCGGTGCAGTTCGGCGGGGTTCCCTCCCCGAAACGCTGA
- a CDS encoding carotenoid oxygenase family protein, with amino-acid sequence MTSTSEQPLMVARTADAAEEPNPYLLGVYAPVGTEIDAEDLQVIGEIPKDLNGVYLRNGPNPRFAPEGRYHWFDGDGMIHAVHLENGKARYRNRWVRTKAFEAESAAGKALWTGVMENPKGNPFGNAHGLGLKDNANTDVVFHRGRILATWYLCGSPYAVDPLSLETLGAEDFLGTLVGDMMAHPKVDEATGELFWFDYGPRPPYLRYGVISADGKVVNTTEIELPGPRLPHDMAITEHYAVLMDLPLVQDAHAAKLGRHKLHFDRSMPSRFGVMPRYGNGSQIRWFEASPCYIYHVVNAWEQGNEVVLDVCRVQRPAPRADAHTPLAKMLSYLRLDAQLHRYRFDLRTGACHEEALDDANTEFPTVDARGVGRRNRYSYAVHISPESTLKFDGLVRYDNLAGAKTEYRFGPGRWGSEAPFAPREGAAADSADGHLVTFVQDEREGRSELDIFDAADLAAGPVARVLLPQRVPLGFHATWVRADQLENLRS; translated from the coding sequence ATGACCAGCACCTCCGAACAGCCGCTGATGGTGGCCCGGACGGCGGACGCGGCCGAGGAGCCCAACCCCTACCTGCTCGGCGTCTACGCCCCGGTCGGCACCGAGATCGACGCCGAAGACCTGCAGGTCATCGGCGAGATCCCGAAAGACCTCAACGGCGTCTACCTGCGCAACGGCCCGAACCCGCGGTTCGCCCCGGAAGGCCGCTACCACTGGTTCGACGGCGACGGCATGATCCACGCCGTCCACCTGGAGAACGGCAAGGCCCGCTACCGCAACCGCTGGGTCCGCACCAAGGCCTTCGAGGCCGAGTCCGCGGCCGGCAAGGCGCTCTGGACCGGCGTCATGGAGAACCCGAAGGGCAACCCCTTCGGCAACGCGCACGGCCTCGGCCTCAAGGACAACGCCAACACCGACGTCGTCTTCCACCGCGGCCGGATCCTCGCCACCTGGTACCTGTGCGGCTCGCCGTACGCGGTCGACCCGCTCTCCCTGGAGACGCTGGGCGCCGAAGACTTCCTCGGCACGCTGGTCGGGGACATGATGGCCCACCCCAAGGTGGACGAGGCGACCGGCGAGCTGTTCTGGTTCGACTACGGCCCGCGCCCGCCGTACCTGCGCTACGGCGTGATCAGCGCGGACGGCAAGGTCGTGAACACCACCGAGATCGAGCTGCCCGGCCCGCGCCTGCCGCACGACATGGCCATCACCGAGCACTACGCGGTGCTGATGGACCTGCCGCTGGTCCAGGACGCCCACGCGGCGAAGCTGGGCCGCCACAAGCTGCACTTCGACCGCTCGATGCCGAGCCGTTTCGGTGTCATGCCACGCTACGGGAACGGTAGCCAGATCCGCTGGTTCGAAGCGAGCCCGTGCTACATCTACCACGTCGTCAACGCCTGGGAGCAGGGCAACGAGGTCGTCCTCGACGTCTGCCGCGTGCAGAGGCCGGCCCCGCGGGCCGACGCGCACACGCCGCTCGCGAAGATGCTCTCCTACCTGCGCCTGGACGCCCAGCTGCACCGCTACCGCTTCGACCTGCGGACCGGCGCGTGCCACGAAGAGGCGCTCGACGACGCCAACACCGAGTTCCCGACCGTCGACGCCCGCGGCGTCGGCAGGCGGAACCGGTACTCCTACGCGGTGCACATCTCGCCCGAGTCGACGCTGAAGTTCGACGGGCTGGTGCGCTACGACAATCTTGCCGGCGCCAAGACCGAATACCGGTTCGGTCCCGGCCGGTGGGGCAGTGAGGCTCCGTTCGCACCCCGCGAAGGAGCGGCCGCCGATTCGGCGGACGGTCATCTGGTGACGTTCGTGCAGGACGAGCGCGAGGGACGCTCGGAACTGGACATCTTCGACGCCGCCGATCTCGCTGCCGGACCCGTGGCCAGGGTCCTGTTGCCCCAGCGGGTTCCGCTCGGTTTTCACGCGACCTGGGTCCGGGCGGACCAGCTGGAAAACCTCCGTTCATGA
- a CDS encoding class I adenylate-forming enzyme family protein: protein MLVDPPNTTALVGRDPVRWTWNRLDERVDVLAAFLLARGVRAGDVVAVQLPNCSALVQAFLAIVRIGAVVTPFPVSYREHEMGPMCRRTGAVAVVTATRYGEHELAGAALGLIGAAAPSVRFVVARGDDEPAGALAWPENPLSEVEKSTLDEYLSTLDTDVNDCVTICWTSGTEAEPKAVPRCHGDWLATAGGCVQAAGITREDVLLSPFPMTNMAGIGGMFLPWLLTGAVFVPHHPFDLPVFLGQLAAERVTYTLAPPALLTMLLHNEKILSGVDISNVRKIGSGSAPLSPWLVRTWAERYGIDIINFFGSNEGTALLSGPVDIPDPDQRASYFPNYASDVTWSTPVAGWTSVRLHDPVTGEQVTEPGRPGELHIAGPTVFAGYLTSMGEPLDTSSFDEDGHFRTGDVFEIDGGRGEFLRYVDRTKDLVIRGGMNISPAEVEGLLAGHPDVADVGVIGVPDDVMGERVCAVVVPGERKPSLDDLVAYLRERKVAAFKLPERLEYADALPRNPVGKILKRKLRESLE, encoded by the coding sequence GTGCTGGTCGATCCACCGAACACCACCGCACTGGTCGGACGCGACCCGGTGCGGTGGACCTGGAACCGGCTCGACGAACGCGTCGACGTCCTGGCCGCGTTCCTGCTCGCCAGAGGGGTGCGAGCAGGTGACGTCGTGGCCGTGCAGCTGCCGAACTGCTCGGCCCTGGTCCAGGCGTTCCTCGCGATCGTGCGGATCGGTGCGGTGGTCACGCCGTTCCCGGTGTCCTACCGGGAGCACGAGATGGGTCCGATGTGCCGGCGCACCGGAGCTGTCGCCGTGGTGACCGCCACCAGATACGGCGAGCACGAGCTCGCCGGGGCGGCCCTTGGGCTAATCGGCGCTGCGGCGCCGTCGGTCCGGTTCGTCGTCGCCCGGGGGGACGACGAACCGGCCGGCGCCCTGGCCTGGCCCGAAAACCCACTGTCCGAAGTGGAGAAGTCCACTCTGGACGAGTACTTGTCGACACTCGACACCGACGTCAACGACTGCGTGACGATCTGCTGGACGTCCGGCACCGAAGCCGAACCGAAAGCGGTTCCGCGCTGCCACGGCGACTGGCTCGCGACGGCCGGCGGCTGCGTCCAGGCCGCGGGGATCACGCGGGAAGACGTCCTGCTGTCGCCGTTCCCGATGACGAACATGGCCGGCATCGGCGGGATGTTCCTGCCCTGGCTGCTGACCGGCGCCGTGTTCGTCCCGCACCACCCGTTCGACCTGCCGGTGTTCCTGGGCCAGCTCGCGGCCGAACGCGTGACGTACACGCTCGCGCCGCCGGCGTTGCTCACCATGCTGCTGCACAACGAGAAGATACTGTCCGGAGTGGACATTTCGAACGTGCGCAAGATCGGCTCCGGCTCGGCGCCGCTGTCGCCGTGGCTCGTGCGCACCTGGGCCGAGCGGTACGGCATCGACATCATCAACTTCTTCGGCTCCAACGAAGGCACCGCGCTGCTGTCCGGTCCGGTGGACATCCCGGACCCCGATCAGCGCGCGAGCTACTTCCCGAACTACGCCTCGGACGTCACGTGGTCGACGCCGGTCGCCGGCTGGACGTCGGTGCGGCTGCACGACCCGGTCACCGGCGAGCAGGTCACCGAACCGGGGCGGCCCGGCGAGCTGCACATCGCCGGGCCGACGGTGTTCGCCGGCTACCTGACTTCGATGGGCGAACCGCTCGACACGTCGTCGTTCGACGAAGACGGGCACTTCCGCACCGGCGACGTCTTCGAGATCGACGGCGGGCGCGGGGAGTTCCTGCGGTACGTCGACCGGACGAAGGACCTGGTCATCCGCGGCGGGATGAACATCTCGCCGGCCGAGGTCGAGGGCCTGCTGGCCGGGCACCCGGACGTCGCGGACGTCGGCGTGATCGGCGTGCCGGACGACGTCATGGGGGAGCGGGTGTGCGCGGTCGTCGTGCCGGGCGAGCGCAAGCCGTCGCTCGACGACCTGGTCGCGTACCTGCGCGAGCGGAAGGTGGCCGCGTTCAAGCTGCCGGAACGGCTCGAGTACGCCGACGCCTTGCCCCGCAACCCGGTGGGGAAGATCCTGAAGCGGAAGCTGCGGGAAAGTCTGGAGTGA
- a CDS encoding acetyl-CoA acetyltransferase, producing the protein MTVFVLGGAQSDFARNFAKEGRGILELFAEVVPAALADAGVAPEDVEVAHVGNLAAELFTGQAQLGGLLVAAVPELDGVPSTRHEAACASGSTAVLAACADIEAGRYDVALVAGVELMRNVDGQRAAEHLGSAAWAGHEAVGAKFPWPALFAEVASGYDERYGLDPEHLGQFAAHAFDRAARNPLAQARDWRFPAGAFGADDDLNPVIEGRLRKQDCGRITDGAAAVVLASPAFAERLGGGFPRIAGFGHRTAHIGLAEKLSAGGEYLFPHLRGAVVDAYERAGVPGPDALDVVELHDCFTITGLVALEHLGAAPPGDGGRFIAEGGLDAAGINPGGGLIGLGHPVGATGVRMLHDVSRQVTGKAGETQVEGARTALTLNVGGSFTTVVTMVVTA; encoded by the coding sequence ATGACGGTGTTCGTGCTGGGCGGGGCGCAGAGCGACTTCGCGCGCAACTTCGCCAAGGAGGGGCGCGGGATCCTCGAGCTGTTTGCCGAGGTCGTGCCCGCCGCCCTCGCGGACGCCGGGGTCGCGCCCGAAGACGTCGAGGTCGCGCACGTCGGGAACCTCGCGGCCGAGCTGTTCACCGGCCAGGCCCAGCTCGGCGGGCTGCTGGTGGCCGCGGTGCCGGAACTGGACGGGGTGCCGTCGACCCGGCACGAAGCCGCGTGCGCGTCCGGCAGCACCGCCGTGCTCGCCGCGTGCGCGGACATCGAGGCGGGCCGTTACGACGTCGCGCTGGTCGCCGGGGTCGAGCTGATGCGCAACGTCGACGGGCAGCGCGCGGCCGAGCACCTCGGGTCCGCCGCGTGGGCCGGGCACGAAGCCGTCGGCGCGAAGTTCCCGTGGCCCGCGTTGTTCGCCGAGGTCGCTTCCGGGTACGACGAGCGGTACGGGCTCGACCCCGAGCACCTCGGGCAGTTCGCCGCGCACGCTTTCGACCGCGCGGCAAGAAATCCGCTCGCCCAGGCCCGCGACTGGCGCTTCCCGGCCGGTGCCTTCGGCGCCGACGACGACCTCAACCCGGTGATCGAGGGCCGCCTGCGCAAGCAGGACTGCGGCCGGATCACCGACGGCGCCGCGGCGGTCGTGCTGGCCTCGCCCGCGTTCGCCGAACGGCTCGGCGGCGGCTTCCCGCGCATCGCGGGCTTCGGGCACCGCACGGCCCACATCGGCCTGGCCGAGAAGCTTTCCGCCGGGGGCGAGTACCTGTTCCCGCACCTGCGCGGCGCGGTCGTCGACGCCTACGAGCGCGCGGGGGTGCCCGGCCCGGACGCGCTCGACGTCGTCGAGCTGCACGACTGCTTCACCATCACCGGGCTGGTGGCGCTGGAGCACCTGGGCGCGGCGCCGCCCGGCGACGGCGGCCGGTTCATCGCCGAGGGCGGCCTCGACGCGGCCGGCATCAACCCGGGCGGCGGCCTGATCGGGCTCGGCCACCCGGTCGGCGCCACCGGCGTCCGGATGCTGCACGACGTTTCCCGGCAGGTGACCGGGAAAGCGGGCGAGACGCAGGTCGAGGGCGCGCGGACGGCGTTGACGCTCAACGTCGGCGGCTCGTTCACCACGGTCGTGACGATGGTGGTCACCGCATGA